In the Metabacillus endolithicus genome, one interval contains:
- a CDS encoding Abi family protein, producing the protein MNSDNDYMKIKPPTTYKEQVEIFQKRNLHIENSEFAEKYLQRVNYYRLSAYAITFKDPLCKEHYTENSTFEKLTSLYEFDRRLRLLLLGVLETIEISFRTHISYEIAHKFGPLGYKDKENFIKEKYHKESLDELENLISRSRKGELFIEHHFKKYNGNIPIWAAIEVTSFGYISKLYRNLNEDLKRHIAKVYYNIPYLYLESWLQTLSNVRNVCAHYGRLYNKKLTFKPRLFKEDLKNFNNQKIYAAIYIIQRLLTREESRRFLIDLEALILEYDENIDFLHIGFPTNWKENLIQQE; encoded by the coding sequence GTGAATTCTGATAACGATTATATGAAAATTAAACCACCTACTACATATAAAGAGCAAGTAGAAATTTTCCAAAAGAGAAACTTACATATAGAAAATTCGGAATTCGCTGAAAAATATTTACAAAGAGTTAATTACTACAGGTTAAGCGCATATGCAATAACATTCAAAGATCCTTTATGTAAGGAACACTATACAGAAAACTCAACGTTTGAAAAATTAACTTCGTTATATGAATTTGATCGAAGATTACGCCTTTTACTATTAGGAGTTCTAGAAACAATAGAAATATCTTTTCGCACTCATATTTCATATGAGATTGCTCATAAATTTGGTCCACTTGGGTATAAAGATAAAGAGAATTTCATTAAAGAAAAATATCATAAAGAATCCTTAGATGAATTAGAAAATCTAATAAGTAGAAGTCGTAAAGGTGAGCTCTTTATTGAGCACCATTTTAAAAAATATAATGGTAATATTCCTATATGGGCAGCTATAGAAGTTACATCATTTGGTTATATTTCTAAGCTTTATCGTAATTTAAATGAAGACTTAAAAAGGCATATAGCTAAAGTATACTATAATATCCCTTATCTATATTTAGAGAGTTGGTTACAAACACTCTCAAATGTACGAAATGTTTGTGCGCATTATGGACGACTTTATAATAAGAAGTTGACGTTTAAACCACGTTTATTTAAAGAAGATTTAAAAAATTTTAATAATCAGAAAATATATGCTGCTATTTACATTATTCAAAGATTACTAACAAGAGAAGAGAGTCGGAGATTTTTAATTGATTTAGAGGCATTAATCTTGGAGTACGATGAAAACATAGACTTCCTTCATATTGGTTTTCCTACTAATTGGAAAGAGAACTTAATACAACAAGAATGA
- a CDS encoding peroxiredoxin family protein translates to MINNINKSRVKGKNKGIFFVIGFIVLIFILLFLIQMLNEKEKNTSGLQPGTKAPEFKLQSTQGDIALKDFKDKNVVLYFYEGNNCQACIDQLEELNNNLDKFEKLNAVVVAAVTDPLKYSQEVADEKDIKIPIMYDPNHQLGDKYGVYNVPGGMDMGPVDTHSVFVIDKDGNVKWKEISVDDMYVPLKSILNELENL, encoded by the coding sequence ATGATAAATAATATTAATAAAAGCCGAGTAAAAGGTAAAAATAAGGGGATTTTCTTCGTTATTGGTTTTATAGTCCTTATATTCATTCTGTTATTTTTAATACAAATGTTAAATGAAAAGGAAAAAAACACAAGCGGATTACAGCCAGGCACAAAGGCACCAGAATTTAAACTTCAATCAACTCAAGGTGACATTGCCCTAAAGGATTTTAAAGATAAAAATGTTGTTCTTTATTTTTATGAAGGAAACAATTGTCAGGCCTGTATTGATCAACTTGAAGAACTTAACAATAACCTTGATAAATTTGAAAAACTAAATGCAGTTGTAGTTGCGGCTGTTACTGACCCATTGAAATATTCGCAAGAGGTTGCAGATGAAAAAGATATAAAAATCCCAATCATGTATGACCCAAACCACCAATTAGGAGATAAGTATGGTGTTTATAATGTACCAGGAGGAATGGACATGGGCCCAGTAGATACTCATTCTGTTTTTGTTATTGATAAAGATGGGAATGTAAAGTGGAAAGAAATATCGGTGGATGATATGTATGTTCCTCTTAAGTCGATATTAAATGAGTTGGAAAATCTATGA
- a CDS encoding RnfABCDGE type electron transport complex subunit D, with the protein MLTSVVLEILFTYAKTKKIVAPYSAIITGLSTGLLLRADSIVPFVLTIFVAITSKHFLKYKGSHIFNPSNIGIVVISFAFPITVATAPLQWGFFWALLFIIATAGTYMVYKVKRFSTIVSFLGMFFLAGIVRMIIWDKTFTSIFNEFMWGGLLIFTFFMITDPKTSPKSVKGQMLFGVLIAILGQAMIQMQIHGALFVSLFIICLARILFKIWQERIKVKTREHLAT; encoded by the coding sequence ATTTTAACAAGTGTTGTGTTAGAGATTTTATTTACTTATGCAAAAACAAAAAAAATAGTTGCCCCATATAGTGCAATAATTACTGGGTTAAGTACAGGGTTATTATTGCGTGCTGATTCAATTGTTCCATTTGTATTAACAATATTCGTTGCTATAACCTCAAAGCATTTTCTGAAATATAAGGGCAGTCACATATTTAACCCTTCCAACATCGGTATTGTAGTTATTTCATTTGCTTTCCCAATTACTGTCGCAACCGCGCCGCTACAATGGGGATTTTTTTGGGCACTATTATTTATAATTGCAACCGCTGGTACTTATATGGTGTATAAAGTTAAGAGGTTTTCAACAATTGTTTCTTTTCTAGGTATGTTTTTCTTAGCAGGAATTGTTCGAATGATTATTTGGGACAAAACATTTACTTCTATTTTTAATGAGTTTATGTGGGGTGGACTATTAATCTTTACATTCTTTATGATCACTGATCCAAAAACATCGCCAAAAAGTGTTAAAGGACAGATGCTTTTTGGAGTTCTTATTGCAATTCTTGGGCAAGCGATGATCCAAATGCAAATTCATGGGGCATTATTCGTAAGTCTATTTATCATTTGCTTGGCAAGAATATTATTTAAAATTTGGCAAGAAAGAATAAAAGTGAAAACAAGAGAACATTTGGCAACATAG